The Methanoregula boonei 6A8 genome has a window encoding:
- a CDS encoding 50S ribosomal protein L1: MVERAKILEAVTTAIEKAPKRKFSESIDITINLKNIDMAQPKNRIDETILLPNGTGEKTGICVIGRGDIVTQAKDAKVDLILGPDEVERLGGAPREARRVASSYKYFLAETAVMPQVGRFLGPRLGPRGRMPMPIPGQTDIRPIVERLRNSVKIRTKDKTVFSTKVGSTAMTPEQVSENIDAILKRVESVLEQGHLNVRSVFVKTTMGPSVRLV; this comes from the coding sequence ATGGTAGAAAGGGCAAAAATTCTGGAAGCCGTAACAACGGCGATTGAAAAGGCGCCAAAGCGGAAGTTCTCCGAAAGCATCGATATTACCATCAATCTCAAGAATATCGATATGGCGCAGCCGAAAAATCGTATCGACGAGACGATACTGCTCCCGAACGGGACCGGAGAAAAGACCGGGATCTGTGTCATCGGGAGAGGTGATATCGTCACGCAGGCAAAGGATGCCAAGGTTGATCTGATTCTCGGCCCTGATGAGGTAGAACGGCTGGGAGGCGCCCCGCGTGAAGCACGCAGGGTCGCAAGCTCTTACAAGTACTTCCTTGCCGAGACCGCGGTCATGCCGCAGGTCGGTCGTTTCCTGGGTCCCCGGCTCGGTCCGCGGGGCAGGATGCCGATGCCGATCCCCGGACAGACCGATATCCGCCCGATTGTCGAGCGTCTCCGTAACTCGGTGAAGATCAGGACCAAGGACAAGACGGTCTTCTCCACCAAGGTTGGTTCGACGGCCATGACACCGGAGCAGGTATCCGAAAACATCGACGCGATCCTCAAGCGTGTCGAGTCCGTCCTCGAACAGGGTCACTTAAACGTCCGCTCGGTCTTTGTCAAGACAACGATGGGCCCGTCCGTGAGGCTGGTATAA
- a CDS encoding ABC transporter permease, whose product MMDPRLFVRSVLLVAEKNMRIYYYKGAVVIFGLLFPFLMFLTFFIGRNLDLVLFFPAFLGMMLFFSSSSTGPLITPWEKREKTYERLLSLPVTLESIILGDILAGALFGIVITTIVWSAGTLLLHLPLAHPLLLAVALVLGGFAFAALGTLLSSPAMSNPSNVMMVSNLIRLPLIFVSGIFIPLTQLGSWRWTNELSPLTYLVDLFNGAITNTGVYPAVVDIFVLGVVIVAFVGAAKLIQQYNLSKGI is encoded by the coding sequence ATGATGGATCCCCGGCTCTTTGTGCGGAGCGTCCTTCTTGTAGCCGAGAAGAACATGCGGATCTACTATTACAAGGGTGCGGTCGTAATCTTCGGTCTCCTTTTTCCCTTCCTGATGTTTTTAACCTTCTTTATCGGGCGCAACCTCGACCTCGTCCTCTTCTTCCCGGCGTTCCTGGGCATGATGCTCTTCTTCTCCTCGTCCTCCACCGGCCCGCTGATCACACCATGGGAGAAACGGGAGAAGACCTACGAACGCCTCCTTTCCCTGCCGGTAACGCTGGAGAGCATCATTCTGGGCGATATCCTTGCTGGGGCGCTCTTTGGGATCGTGATCACCACGATTGTCTGGAGTGCGGGTACGCTCCTCCTCCACCTTCCCCTCGCCCATCCCCTGCTCCTCGCGGTAGCGCTCGTTCTTGGCGGGTTTGCCTTCGCTGCGCTTGGTACCCTCCTCTCCTCCCCGGCCATGAGCAACCCCTCCAACGTGATGATGGTCTCCAACCTCATCCGCCTGCCCCTGATCTTTGTCTCGGGCATCTTTATCCCACTTACCCAGCTCGGGAGCTGGAGATGGACCAACGAGCTCTCTCCGCTCACCTACCTGGTCGACCTGTTCAACGGGGCGATCACCAACACCGGAGTCTATCCCGCAGTTGTGGATATTTTCGTTCTGGGCGTCGTCATCGTTGCATTCGTGGGGGCGGCAAAACTGATCCAGCAGTACAACCTTTCAAAGGGGATCTAG
- a CDS encoding primase-like DNA-binding domain-containing protein — protein MRLSAMYPLDIIQEQEKRIQSLEKELTELRQGLAAVHDYFLQIRAQADEQSISAEINLGIVRPLKEDDAEFEGIWDFHEKMLVSDPKGTVPLDIMYDTYAQFCRKSNKKPVDKDAFEYLLPQMENPRPVVFRGKWQGCRFR, from the coding sequence ATGAGATTATCTGCGATGTACCCGCTGGACATCATTCAGGAACAGGAAAAACGGATCCAGAGCCTGGAAAAAGAGCTCACCGAGCTCCGGCAGGGGCTTGCGGCCGTGCATGACTATTTTCTCCAGATAAGAGCGCAGGCTGACGAGCAGAGTATTTCTGCGGAGATCAACCTCGGGATTGTCCGGCCCTTAAAAGAAGACGACGCCGAGTTCGAGGGGATCTGGGACTTCCACGAGAAGATGCTGGTGAGCGATCCCAAGGGCACCGTCCCTCTTGATATCATGTACGACACCTATGCCCAGTTCTGCCGGAAGAGCAACAAGAAGCCGGTGGACAAGGACGCATTCGAGTACCTCCTCCCCCAGATGGAGAATCCCCGACCGGTGGTCTTCCGGGGAAAATGGCAGGGATGCCGGTTCCGCTGA
- a CDS encoding DUF169 domain-containing protein → MKSITSEKLGLAHEPVAILWSNTLPEGALRIKPHGQTCIMPFFAQVATKGKTAAFDRESYGCPGARAGLGFGNGYYDAFGGAGVDFMSAFFTKGAASSKNPEAYCATVQHIPEREREKFVHGERLHKDPEKARRFMTADLPVTDIAEKYVIFTPLSKVPPGEKPVVVVFLADPLQVTGLVTLVGAVREGTDPVRVPPMAACQQIGAFVYDEAKKEHPRAVLGYTDLAARANVGKTIPEQMFTFAVPYSLFLEMEVESKDGVFDGPIWKGFAVERKGASA, encoded by the coding sequence ATGAAGAGCATCACCTCGGAAAAACTCGGGCTCGCACACGAACCCGTTGCAATACTCTGGAGCAATACCCTGCCCGAAGGGGCGCTCCGGATAAAACCTCATGGCCAGACCTGTATCATGCCCTTTTTTGCGCAGGTGGCCACAAAGGGAAAGACTGCTGCCTTCGACCGGGAGAGCTACGGCTGCCCCGGCGCCCGGGCCGGCCTGGGTTTTGGCAACGGTTACTATGATGCCTTCGGGGGTGCCGGGGTGGACTTCATGTCCGCATTCTTTACCAAGGGCGCCGCGAGCAGCAAAAACCCGGAGGCCTATTGTGCAACCGTGCAGCACATCCCCGAACGCGAGAGGGAGAAGTTTGTCCACGGGGAGCGCCTCCACAAGGACCCGGAGAAAGCACGGCGGTTCATGACCGCCGATCTGCCCGTCACGGATATTGCCGAGAAGTACGTGATCTTCACCCCTCTTTCGAAAGTTCCGCCCGGCGAAAAACCGGTGGTCGTGGTCTTCCTTGCCGATCCCCTTCAGGTAACCGGCCTTGTTACACTTGTTGGTGCCGTTCGCGAGGGCACAGATCCGGTCCGGGTCCCACCTATGGCCGCCTGCCAGCAGATCGGTGCTTTCGTGTATGATGAGGCAAAAAAAGAGCACCCCCGGGCCGTGCTTGGATATACGGATCTTGCGGCCCGCGCAAATGTAGGAAAGACCATCCCTGAACAGATGTTCACGTTCGCCGTGCCATACTCCCTCTTCCTTGAGATGGAGGTGGAGTCAAAGGACGGCGTGTTCGATGGCCCGATCTGGAAAGGATTTGCGGTGGAACGAAAAGGAGCATCCGCATGA
- a CDS encoding radical SAM protein, protein MPHVRITAGSDIPLVGSLYFGVIDRGTSLLQVRPSCGCNLNCPFCSVDAGPCSKTRATSYEVELDYLLSAVEEIAPFKGTGVECHIDSPGEPLMYARLPELVAALKAIDAVSTVSLQTNGTLLDERKIAALADAGLDRMNLSLHALDPALARELAGVDWFDIEKVTEAARAVAASSMDLLIAPVYMPGINDAEIPKLIAFARECGAGKRFPPLGIQKFERYKYGRTPKGVKVQSWWQFFNRSIKEWEKTSGLALRLDPERNFGTGRRPSLPQVFKKGEKATVEIKAPGWIHGEQLGIARNRVVSVFGCDKTSGQVRVKIVAAKNNIYVGVPV, encoded by the coding sequence ATGCCGCATGTCCGCATCACCGCCGGCTCGGATATCCCACTTGTCGGCTCGCTCTATTTTGGTGTTATTGACCGGGGCACGAGCCTCCTGCAGGTGCGCCCGAGCTGCGGCTGTAACCTCAATTGTCCCTTCTGCTCGGTGGATGCCGGGCCATGCTCGAAAACCCGGGCAACCAGTTACGAAGTCGAACTGGATTACCTCCTCTCGGCCGTTGAGGAGATTGCCCCCTTCAAGGGTACGGGAGTCGAGTGCCACATCGATTCCCCGGGCGAACCGCTCATGTACGCCCGGCTTCCCGAACTGGTTGCCGCACTCAAGGCGATCGATGCCGTCTCAACCGTCTCGCTCCAGACCAACGGCACGCTCCTTGATGAGAGAAAAATCGCAGCGCTGGCGGACGCCGGCCTCGACCGGATGAACCTCTCGCTCCACGCCCTCGACCCTGCACTCGCCCGCGAGCTCGCCGGGGTGGACTGGTTTGATATTGAGAAGGTGACGGAAGCCGCCAGGGCGGTGGCGGCGAGCTCTATGGACCTCCTTATAGCCCCAGTGTACATGCCGGGGATCAACGACGCCGAGATCCCCAAACTGATCGCTTTTGCCCGGGAGTGCGGGGCAGGCAAAAGGTTCCCGCCTCTTGGGATTCAGAAGTTCGAGCGGTACAAGTACGGCCGGACGCCCAAAGGCGTGAAGGTCCAGAGCTGGTGGCAGTTTTTTAACCGGAGTATCAAAGAGTGGGAGAAAACCTCCGGCCTCGCCCTCCGCCTCGATCCCGAACGGAATTTCGGGACGGGACGGCGCCCCTCCCTCCCGCAGGTGTTTAAAAAAGGCGAGAAGGCAACCGTTGAGATCAAAGCACCCGGCTGGATCCACGGCGAGCAGCTGGGAATTGCAAGAAACCGCGTGGTCTCGGTCTTTGGCTGCGATAAAACCTCGGGGCAGGTCCGGGTAAAGATCGTGGCCGCCAAGAACAATATCTACGTGGGCGTGCCGGTTTAA
- a CDS encoding 50S ribosomal protein L10, with protein MAVYTHHLPAWKKDEVADIKKHAKEFTLIGLVDMYGIPAQQVQQIRRNLRGKAVIKVTRNTLIEHALGEIGGDTKGLTRFISGHSAVIFSNDNPFKLYKQLEKTKTKMAAKAGETAPEDIVIEKGPTSFKPGPIVGELQQAGIPAAIEGGKVKIRETKTVVKKGAVISAKLADVLVKLDIKPMDVGLALQAAFHDGSLYEPSVLAVDEEKILAQIQLAGQQAFNLSVNAAIPTRETLAAILTKAVRDARGLAIEADVYEKDVIDAIIGKAHRESQAIKSLVK; from the coding sequence ATGGCAGTCTATACCCACCACCTGCCCGCGTGGAAGAAAGACGAGGTCGCGGATATCAAGAAGCACGCGAAAGAGTTCACCCTGATCGGGCTTGTCGACATGTACGGCATTCCTGCACAGCAGGTGCAGCAGATCCGGCGTAACCTTCGGGGTAAGGCAGTTATCAAGGTCACAAGAAACACCCTAATCGAGCACGCACTCGGCGAGATTGGCGGGGACACGAAGGGACTCACCAGGTTTATCTCCGGACACTCCGCGGTGATCTTCTCCAACGACAACCCGTTCAAGCTCTACAAGCAGCTCGAGAAGACCAAGACCAAGATGGCCGCAAAAGCCGGCGAGACCGCTCCCGAGGACATTGTCATCGAGAAGGGGCCCACGAGCTTCAAGCCCGGCCCGATTGTCGGGGAACTCCAGCAGGCCGGCATCCCCGCAGCCATCGAAGGTGGCAAGGTCAAGATCAGGGAGACCAAGACCGTTGTCAAGAAAGGCGCGGTCATCTCGGCAAAGCTTGCCGATGTGCTTGTCAAGCTTGACATCAAGCCCATGGATGTGGGGCTCGCCCTCCAGGCAGCCTTCCATGATGGCAGCCTGTACGAACCGTCAGTGCTTGCCGTGGATGAGGAGAAAATCCTCGCCCAGATCCAGCTCGCGGGCCAGCAGGCGTTTAACCTGTCGGTGAACGCGGCGATCCCGACCAGGGAGACCCTGGCAGCGATCCTGACCAAGGCCGTCAGGGACGCACGCGGTCTTGCGATCGAGGCAGACGTCTATGAAAAAGACGTTATCGATGCGATTATTGGTAAAGCCCACAGAGAAAGCCAGGCAATCAAGAGCCTGGTAAAATAA
- a CDS encoding MFS transporter, translating into METTQVPDTLTGAAKKGIDYKWIVLSITTIEMFMVSVNGSITLISLPAIFNGINIDPLTSFQYLIWVLMGYSLVTATLLLSCGRLSDMYGRVKLYNIGFAIFTLGSILLFLTPDKGNAGAIEIIAFRLVQAVGASFTFSNSAAILTDAFPPDERGKALGLNTISFLSGQFVGLILGGVLAFYNWRYVFLVSVPVGILGTVWAYLKLKETPLPKKVRKIDVWGNITFVAGLTTLLIGITYALLPYGNDPMGWGNPWVLGAIGTGILLLIAFPIIESRVEDPMFRLDLFKIRVFTLANTAGFLSALARGGMFFILILLLQGIWLPLHGYSYESTPFWAGIFMLPLTAGFVIMGPLSGWLSDKYGARWFATGGLILIALSFVILASLPYNFDYPIFAVALLVMGIGNGMFGSPNIASIMNSVPPEDRGVASGMRSMLQNSGMVVSMALFFTIVIVSLTHLFPPELASSLVSTGAPELIVPMGAIPPTGALFAAFLGYNPVHTILVAMPAATVAAISPATIAVLTGTTWFPTTLANAFMPSLRLSFYIGALLSIIAAVLASMTGSRFVHEEQAGRGKTDEVPETVEDVPVDIT; encoded by the coding sequence ATGGAAACGACCCAGGTACCAGATACCCTCACAGGGGCCGCGAAAAAGGGGATCGATTACAAGTGGATCGTCCTCTCGATCACCACCATCGAGATGTTCATGGTCTCGGTGAACGGGAGTATTACTCTCATCTCGCTTCCTGCGATCTTCAACGGGATTAATATCGATCCGCTCACCTCATTCCAGTACCTCATATGGGTGCTGATGGGTTACAGCCTGGTTACCGCAACCCTCCTTCTTTCCTGCGGCCGGCTCTCGGATATGTACGGGAGGGTAAAACTTTACAATATCGGTTTTGCGATCTTCACACTGGGCTCCATCCTGCTCTTTCTCACGCCGGACAAAGGCAATGCCGGAGCCATTGAGATCATCGCCTTCCGTCTCGTTCAGGCTGTAGGGGCCTCGTTTACCTTCTCCAACAGCGCCGCGATCCTCACCGATGCGTTTCCCCCGGACGAGCGGGGCAAAGCGCTGGGGCTCAATACCATATCCTTTCTTTCGGGGCAGTTTGTGGGACTGATTCTTGGTGGCGTCCTCGCGTTCTATAACTGGCGGTACGTGTTTCTCGTCAGCGTGCCGGTTGGCATCCTTGGCACGGTCTGGGCATACCTCAAACTTAAAGAGACCCCGCTTCCAAAAAAAGTGCGGAAGATCGATGTCTGGGGCAACATAACGTTTGTCGCCGGCCTCACAACCCTTTTGATCGGTATCACCTATGCTCTTCTTCCCTACGGGAATGATCCGATGGGATGGGGTAACCCGTGGGTTCTTGGAGCGATCGGCACCGGCATCCTCCTCCTGATTGCATTTCCCATCATTGAAAGCAGGGTCGAGGATCCGATGTTCCGCCTCGATCTCTTTAAGATCCGGGTCTTCACGCTGGCCAACACTGCCGGTTTTTTAAGCGCCCTGGCGCGGGGTGGCATGTTTTTTATCCTGATCCTGCTGCTGCAGGGCATCTGGCTTCCGCTCCACGGCTACAGCTACGAGTCTACACCCTTCTGGGCCGGGATCTTCATGTTGCCGCTCACCGCCGGGTTTGTGATTATGGGCCCGCTCTCCGGCTGGCTCTCGGACAAGTACGGCGCCCGCTGGTTTGCCACCGGAGGCCTGATCCTGATCGCCCTCTCGTTTGTAATCCTCGCCTCACTGCCCTATAACTTCGATTACCCTATCTTTGCTGTTGCGCTCCTAGTCATGGGGATAGGAAACGGTATGTTCGGGTCGCCCAACATCGCGTCCATTATGAACTCCGTGCCTCCCGAGGACAGGGGCGTGGCCTCGGGCATGCGGTCGATGCTCCAGAACAGCGGCATGGTCGTCTCGATGGCGCTCTTCTTTACCATCGTGATCGTGAGCTTAACACACCTCTTTCCCCCGGAACTGGCCTCGTCGCTCGTGAGCACCGGGGCGCCGGAGCTTATCGTCCCCATGGGCGCCATCCCGCCGACCGGTGCCCTCTTTGCCGCATTTCTGGGCTACAACCCGGTCCACACAATCCTCGTGGCCATGCCGGCGGCAACCGTTGCCGCGATCAGCCCTGCAACGATCGCGGTCCTGACCGGTACTACCTGGTTCCCGACAACGCTCGCAAATGCCTTCATGCCCTCGCTTCGGCTCTCGTTCTATATCGGGGCCCTCCTCTCGATTATCGCGGCGGTTCTTGCCTCTATGACTGGATCCCGTTTCGTCCACGAAGAACAGGCAGGACGCGGGAAAACAGATGAAGTGCCGGAGACTGTTGAGGACGTACCCGTGGATATTACCTGA
- the rpl12p gene encoding 50S ribosomal protein P1, translating to MEYIYAALLLHKAGKKVDENGVKAVLTAAGVAADESRIKALIAALDGVNIEEAISKAAAAPVAVAAAAPAAHAAAAPAKEEHKEEDKKQEEESGMAGLGALFG from the coding sequence ATGGAGTATATCTATGCAGCACTTCTCCTGCACAAGGCAGGCAAGAAGGTCGATGAGAACGGCGTCAAGGCAGTCCTGACCGCCGCAGGTGTAGCAGCAGACGAGTCCCGCATCAAGGCGCTCATTGCAGCCCTCGACGGCGTGAACATTGAGGAAGCTATCAGCAAGGCAGCCGCAGCACCGGTCGCCGTTGCCGCAGCCGCACCCGCAGCCCACGCAGCCGCAGCACCAGCTAAGGAAGAGCACAAGGAAGAGGACAAGAAGCAGGAAGAAGAGAGCGGCATGGCAGGGCTCGGCGCCCTGTTCGGCTAA
- a CDS encoding GNAT family N-acetyltransferase — MVFSLPTERLVLEDMNERDLDPVRCMALDPAVMKFVWIWLENEEQIAGFVHHAIAEAARPDRQGYILAVRIPGTGDFAGFVLLEIDPSQPTTAEAGCILRPEYWKNGYASEILRELLAFGFGTLGLHRLYGKCDELNTASAHALEKGGLVYEGTLREHVWLRDHWRSTRYYGMLKDEYRPGAHAPKRQGN, encoded by the coding sequence ATGGTTTTCTCCCTTCCTACAGAGCGGCTGGTTTTAGAGGATATGAACGAGCGAGATCTCGATCCTGTCCGGTGCATGGCCCTTGATCCTGCGGTCATGAAGTTTGTCTGGATCTGGCTTGAAAACGAGGAGCAGATTGCAGGTTTCGTACACCACGCGATCGCTGAAGCCGCACGGCCGGACCGGCAGGGCTACATCCTCGCGGTCCGGATCCCGGGGACCGGGGATTTTGCCGGCTTCGTCCTCCTGGAGATCGATCCCAGCCAACCGACTACCGCGGAGGCAGGGTGCATTTTGCGGCCGGAGTACTGGAAGAATGGCTATGCATCCGAAATCCTCCGGGAGCTGCTCGCGTTTGGCTTTGGGACACTGGGCCTGCACCGGCTGTACGGGAAGTGCGACGAGCTCAATACGGCCTCGGCCCACGCGCTGGAGAAGGGCGGCCTTGTGTACGAGGGCACGCTCCGCGAGCATGTCTGGCTGCGCGACCACTGGCGGTCCACCCGGTATTACGGGATGCTCAAAGACGAATATCGTCCCGGCGCTCACGCTCCGAAAAGGCAGGGGAATTAG
- a CDS encoding ABC transporter ATP-binding protein: protein MAIIEADHLSKSFDSFLAVDDVSIAVKDGEICGFLGPNGAGKTTTIRMLTGVLTPDTGAARICGIDIGRHPLEAKRMMGIIPENGTVYSDLTAEQNILWTAKFYGMDSASRKKRADEILAYLGLTERKDDIVRTFSKGMRQRISIACAIVPSPPVLFLDEPTGGLDVFSRRLVLDTIRRMNDEGSTVFLTTHNIEEANELCTVISVINKGKLVATGSPERLKKTFDTAKYVEVAFEQPVTRELLEAGGAFRVEPHGDKWRLYTDDADPAVKYLAALAERQHLKIISVATSTPTLEEAFVQLTGGA from the coding sequence ATGGCCATTATTGAGGCTGATCATCTCAGCAAGTCCTTTGATTCTTTTTTGGCTGTTGATGATGTCAGTATCGCCGTTAAAGACGGGGAGATCTGTGGTTTTCTGGGCCCGAACGGCGCCGGGAAGACCACCACCATCCGTATGCTGACCGGGGTCCTGACACCGGATACCGGCGCTGCCCGCATCTGCGGGATCGATATCGGCAGGCACCCGCTTGAGGCCAAGCGTATGATGGGGATTATTCCCGAGAACGGCACCGTCTACTCCGACCTCACTGCCGAACAGAATATCCTCTGGACAGCAAAGTTCTACGGCATGGACAGTGCCTCCCGCAAAAAACGGGCAGATGAGATCCTCGCCTACCTGGGACTTACCGAACGCAAAGATGACATTGTCCGCACCTTCTCGAAAGGGATGCGGCAGCGGATCAGCATTGCCTGTGCTATCGTCCCCTCGCCGCCGGTGCTCTTCCTTGATGAGCCTACAGGGGGCCTGGACGTGTTCAGTCGCCGGCTCGTGCTTGATACAATCCGCCGGATGAACGATGAGGGAAGCACGGTCTTTCTGACCACGCACAACATAGAAGAAGCAAACGAGCTCTGCACGGTCATCAGCGTCATCAACAAGGGGAAGCTCGTGGCAACTGGCAGCCCGGAGCGGCTCAAAAAGACGTTTGATACCGCAAAATACGTGGAGGTCGCGTTTGAGCAGCCGGTGACAAGGGAGCTGCTCGAAGCGGGCGGAGCCTTCCGGGTGGAGCCCCACGGGGACAAGTGGCGGCTGTACACGGATGACGCTGATCCTGCCGTCAAATACCTCGCCGCTCTTGCCGAACGGCAGCACCTCAAGATCATCTCGGTTGCGACCTCGACACCGACGCTCGAAGAGGCATTTGTCCAGCTCACGGGAGGTGCATGA
- a CDS encoding 50S ribosomal protein L11 — protein MAEVVEVLVPGGKATAGPPLGPALGPLGINVKAVVDEINAKTASFNGMQVPVKVEVNDKKQFTVTVGIPPTTALIKKEANIEKGSAEPNAKVAGNLPFEAAVRIAKMKLEGMLSYELKTATKEVVGTCVSMGVNVDGKRPKEVLADIAAGKYDSVLLK, from the coding sequence ATGGCAGAAGTGGTCGAGGTTTTAGTACCCGGCGGGAAGGCAACCGCAGGTCCGCCATTAGGACCCGCGCTCGGACCACTCGGTATCAACGTGAAGGCAGTCGTCGATGAGATCAACGCCAAGACCGCGTCATTCAATGGAATGCAGGTCCCGGTCAAGGTCGAAGTCAACGATAAGAAGCAGTTCACGGTCACGGTGGGTATCCCACCGACGACGGCTCTCATCAAGAAAGAGGCCAATATCGAGAAAGGATCCGCAGAGCCCAACGCCAAAGTGGCAGGAAACCTGCCATTCGAGGCCGCTGTCAGGATTGCCAAGATGAAACTCGAAGGCATGCTCTCCTACGAGCTCAAGACTGCCACAAAGGAAGTCGTGGGTACGTGTGTAAGCATGGGAGTCAACGTTGACGGCAAGCGCCCCAAAGAAGTGCTCGCCGACATCGCTGCTGGCAAGTATGACAGCGTCCTTCTGAAGTAA
- a CDS encoding DUF169 domain-containing protein produces the protein MTNTDFREIGSKLTEAFRLSTRPLAVYGAEILPAGIPPMAGINRCFAVSIYRMAAGREIPGIYIGAGATEGCCMGGLFHTGYIPVPDDIKYFVSTGRKDVRGGAAEYLKAGPDLVDRCSVAAGPIHPPGKYLVVQACEVLPDPMPSVLSLCIFGNGEQIRNMAALIHFDRDDPFSPVIVPWGSSCSTFITFPAGLAEKTPKNTAFMGPQDPTQNHSLPPEMMALGIPAEMAVRMAENLDASFVTRRPQVAFPRHVAKQDR, from the coding sequence ATGACGAACACGGATTTCCGCGAGATCGGATCGAAACTTACAGAAGCGTTCCGTCTCTCCACACGGCCCCTTGCCGTGTACGGGGCAGAGATACTGCCGGCTGGCATCCCTCCGATGGCCGGAATCAACCGATGCTTTGCAGTCAGCATATACCGGATGGCGGCCGGGCGCGAGATACCGGGGATCTATATTGGGGCCGGAGCAACGGAAGGCTGTTGCATGGGCGGGCTGTTTCACACGGGATACATCCCGGTGCCTGACGATATCAAATACTTCGTCTCGACAGGCAGGAAGGATGTCCGCGGGGGTGCGGCAGAGTACCTGAAGGCAGGCCCGGATCTGGTCGACCGCTGCTCGGTGGCAGCCGGGCCGATCCACCCGCCGGGAAAATATCTTGTTGTGCAGGCATGCGAAGTTCTCCCTGATCCTATGCCCAGCGTCCTCTCCCTCTGTATCTTTGGGAATGGCGAGCAGATCCGGAACATGGCGGCGCTCATCCACTTTGATCGGGACGACCCATTCTCTCCGGTCATCGTCCCGTGGGGGTCGTCCTGCTCAACGTTCATCACCTTCCCGGCCGGCCTTGCGGAGAAAACACCCAAAAACACCGCCTTCATGGGTCCGCAGGACCCCACGCAGAACCATTCCCTCCCGCCGGAGATGATGGCACTCGGGATCCCGGCAGAGATGGCCGTGCGGATGGCCGAAAACCTCGACGCCTCGTTTGTCACCCGGCGACCACAGGTGGCCTTCCCCCGCCATGTGGCAAAGCAGGACCGGTAA
- a CDS encoding class I SAM-dependent methyltransferase — protein sequence MKYADIDRIYRTLQPEQIPWYSETPPDALVKLVQDGIVRPCRAVDLGCGAGSYVIYLAGLGFDVTGVDSSPAAIRIAQAHAKKQGARCRFVVADLLGDLHEVTSTFDFAYDWELLHHIFPEDRETYIKNVYKITNPGALYFSVCFDESDPHFGGAGKYRTTQIGTTLYFSSESEIRNLTSPYFDIRELKTIDVTSKFGPHRVIYLLASRLLRS from the coding sequence ATGAAGTATGCCGATATTGATCGGATCTACCGGACACTGCAGCCTGAACAGATTCCCTGGTACAGCGAGACCCCTCCTGATGCCCTGGTAAAACTGGTTCAGGATGGGATCGTCCGGCCCTGCAGGGCTGTCGATCTCGGATGCGGTGCCGGCAGTTATGTGATCTATCTCGCCGGTCTCGGATTTGATGTCACGGGCGTGGACAGCTCCCCTGCCGCGATCCGGATTGCACAGGCGCATGCAAAAAAACAGGGGGCCCGGTGCAGGTTTGTGGTCGCTGACCTGCTTGGCGACCTCCACGAAGTGACCAGCACTTTTGACTTTGCCTATGACTGGGAACTCCTGCACCACATATTCCCGGAAGATCGGGAGACGTATATCAAAAACGTATATAAAATCACCAACCCGGGAGCGTTGTACTTCTCGGTCTGCTTTGATGAGAGCGACCCCCATTTTGGCGGAGCCGGGAAATACCGGACGACCCAGATCGGGACAACACTCTATTTTTCATCGGAGTCCGAGATCCGGAACCTCACCTCGCCGTATTTTGACATCCGTGAGTTGAAGACGATCGATGTTACAAGTAAATTCGGGCCGCACCGGGTCATTTACCTGCTCGCCAGCCGGCTCTTGAGATCATAA